A window of the Oryza brachyantha chromosome 5, ObraRS2, whole genome shotgun sequence genome harbors these coding sequences:
- the LOC102715584 gene encoding putative F-box protein At2g02030 — translation MRTCLMLHVCSNQINMASSPPKPKRLRRSPSYGQPRLDGDLLVDEVLTRLPIAAAVRLRAVCREWNAALTSDHFVRAHSARAAAAARQPELLFFAPGAGKGISTSFYACSLRDGEAPTAARELLTIDYISANRTVMSPTPCRGLTLIFNTRAPEYYLLNLSTGDHVVLPPCQRAEVLDGLLLRLPCGRTSYFPARPPWSPFELSTTGLGFDTATGEHKVVRLFKKRNWDHTCEVYTPGRAPGGWRPCVGRVPACAANFVPALPPVFVDGYLYWLLQPAGRREEPTHRILSFSVGAEQFGWVHVPTGLSTMMCHLANLDGLLCAVVDNRLFGDVYALFTWSGRSSASASWSVRCSINLRSLPQQVSDELGEERVVVPLCSAAGGKVLLATGRHKVFAYDAESNTVERVFRMQEFVDVPDDALTARLLLGVGLHEERIADVRHGAGGERRLDVKLGRCDNVVAKREVPADIKYDDDGKMTVFFKHLAELGPPHLNM, via the coding sequence atgcgTACTTGCTTGATGCTGCACGTATGCAGTAATCAAATCAACATGGCGTCTTCCCCGCCAAAACCCAAGCGTTTACGGCGGTCACCGTCGTACGGCCAGCCGCGCCTGGACGGCGATCTGCTCGTCGACGAGGTCCTGACGCGCCTCCctatcgccgccgccgtccgcctccgcgccgtctGCCGGGAGTGGAACGCCGCCCTCACCTCCGACCACTTCGTCCGGGCGCACAGCGccagagccgccgccgccgcgcgccagcCGGAGCTGCTCTTCTTCGCTCCAGGCGCCGGCAAAGGCATCTCCACCTCCTTCTACGCCTGCTCGCTTCGCGACGGGGAGGCGCCGACCGCCGCCCGCGAGCTCCTCACCATCGACTACATCAGCGCAAACCGCACCGTgatgtcgccgacgccgtgcaGAGGCCTCACGCTCATCTTCAACACCCGTGCGCCGGAGTACTACCTCCTCAACCTGTCCACCGGCGATCACGTCGTTCTCCCGCCATGCCAGCGGGCCGAAGTTTTAGACGGGCTGCTGTTGAGGTTGCCCTGCGGCCGCACGTCTTATTTCCCGGCGCGGCCGCCCTGGTCCCCCTTCGAGCTCTCCACCACCGGACTTGGCTTCGacacggcgaccggcgagcaCAAGGTGGTCAGGCTCTTCAAGAAACGCAACTGGGATCACACCTGCGAGGTGTATACCCCGGGGAGGGCGCCGGGCGGGTGGCGCCCCTGCGTCGGGCGAGTGCCGGCGTGCGCGGCCAACTTCGTCCCGGCGTTGCCTCCGGTGTTCGTCGACGGGTACCTCTACTGGCTGCTCCAGCCAGCCGGCCGCCGCGAAGAGCCGACTCATCGCATACTGTCCTTCTCCGTCGGCGCCGAGCAGTTCGGGTGGGTGCACGTGCCGACGGGGCTGTCTACCATGATGTGCCACCTCGCCAACCTCGACGGCTTGCTGTGCGCCGTCGTTGACAACCGCCTCTTCGGCGACGTCTACGCGCTCTTCACATGGAGCGGccgctcgtcggcgtcggcgtcgtggTCGGTGCGCTGCTCCATCAACCTGCGGAGCCTGCCCCAGCAGGTGAGCGACGAGCTCGGGGAGGAGCGCGTCGTCGTCCCGCTGTGCAGCGCCGCCGGAGGCAAGGTCCTGCTCGCCACGGGGCGGCACAAGGTGTTCGCCTACGACGCCGAGAGCAACACCGTCGAGCGCGTGTTCCGCATGCAGGAGTTCGTCGACGTGCCGGACGACGCCCTCACGGCTCGCCTGCTGCTCGGCGTCGGCCTCCACGAGGAACGTATCGCCGACGTTCgccatggcgccggcggcgagaggaggcTGGACGTAAAGCTTGGTCGATGCGACAACGTGGTCGCCAAGCGAGAGGTGCCCGCTGACATCAagtacgacgacgacggcaagaTGACGGTCTTCTTCAAGCATTTAGCCGAGCTGGGACCGCCTCacttaaatatgtaa